A segment of the Promicromonospora sukumoe genome:
CCTCCCGGCATCGCGCCCGAGGACGCGGCGGAGCTCCAGGCGATCGTCGAGGAGACCGTCGCCACGCCCGAGTGGTCGGACGCCGTGGAGCGCAACAAGTGGGTCGCCAACCTGCAGACCGGCGAGGAGTTCGGCGACTTCCTCGACGGCGAGATCGGCCGCATCCAGGACGTCGTCAAGGAGCTCGGACTATGACCAGCAACGACCATCCCGTCTCGACGGCGCACACCCCGGCCGCGGCGGCCGCGCAGCAGAACCAGGGCTCCGTCCCGCTCGCCGTGGTCGTCCTGGTGGTCGCCGCGTACCTGGCCTACGGCACCGCGACCATGGAGGTCTCGGACAGCGCGGCCCCTCCCGGGCCCCAGTTCTTCCCCGTGATCGTCACGGTGGTGGCCTCCGTGGTGGGCCTCCTGCTCCTGGCGCAGGGAATCCGCGGCAGGCTGCGACCGGCGGCCCGGCAGGGTGCCGGTTCCGGCGGCAGCGGGCCCGACGCCGCGGCCGACACGGGCCCGGCGCCCGCGAGCGGCGATGCCGGCGAGCGGATCGACTGGCGCCAGGTCGCGATCGTGGCCGGCACGTTCGGCGCCTTCATCCTGATCCTCGAGCCGGTCGGCTGGCTCGTCAGCGGCGCGCTGCTGTTCGCGGGCGTGTCGTACGGGCTCGGCTCGGCCAAGCACCTCGTCAACATCGGCGCGGGGCTCGCGCTCTCCTCCGTCATCCAGCTGGCCTTCGCCGGGGGCCTCGGCCTCCCGCTGCCGTCCGGCATCCTGGCAGGGATCTGACCCATGGATACCTTCACTCATCTGCTCGAGGGCTTCTCGACCGCCCTGTCTCCCATCAACCTGCTCTGGGTCACGATCGGCGCCGTGCTCGGCACCGCCGTCGGCGTGCTGCCGGGCCTGGGCTCGGCCATGGCCGTGGCCCTGCTGCTGCCCATCACGTTCAGCCTCGACCCCACGGGCGCGTTCATCATGTTCGCCGGCGTCTACTACGGCGGGCTGTTCGGCGACTCGATCTCCGGCATCCTGCTCAACACCCCCGGCAACTCCTCGGCGATCGCCTCCACGTTCGAGGGCCACAAGATGGCGCTCGACGGGCGAGCGCCCCAGGCGCTGGCGACCGCGGCGATCGGCGCGGTCATCGGCGGGCTCATCGCCACCACCCTGGTGGCGTTCGGCGCGCCCTACATGGCGCAGCTCGCCACCAACTTCGGGTCGGCCGAGTTCTTCGCGCTGGCGGTGTTCGCCTTCGTGGCGACGTCGGCGGTCGTGGCCGACTCGGTGCTCAAGGGCCTGGCGGCCCTCGTCATCGGGCTGGCGGTCGCGATGATCGGCATCGAGCCGCAGTCGGGCGCCTCCCGGTTCACGATGGGCATCCCCGAGCTGTTCGACGGCGTCAGCATCATCACCGTGACCGTCGGCCTCCTCGCTCTGGGCGAGGTGCTCCGGGTCGCGTCGACCGCGCGCCGCAAGGGCCCGGAGACCAGCATCAACTCCAAGGGGCGGCCCTTCCTGTCCCGCGCCGAGTTCCGCAAGGCGCTGCCCGCCTGGCTGCGCGGCACGGGCTTCGGGCTCCCGTTCGGCGTGATCCCCGTGGGCGGCTCCGAGATCCCCACGTTCCTGGCCTACGGCAACGAGCGGCGTCTCGACCGCAAGCGGCGCAACCCCGAGTTCGGGCGCGGCGCCATCCGCGGCGTGGCGGCCCCGGAGGCGGCGGGCAACGCCACCTCCGGCACCGCGATGGGCGCCCTGCTCACGCTCGGCCTGCCCACCTCCGCGACGGCGGCCATCATGCTCGCGGCCTTCCAGCAGTACGGCATGCAGCCAGGCCCGCTCATGTTCGACCGCAACGGCGACCTGGCGTGGGCGCTCATCGCCTCGCTCTTCGTCGGGCTGGTCGTGCTGGTCATCCTGAACATGCCGTTCGCGTCCATCTGGGCCCGGCTGCTGCTCATCCCGCGCCCGTACCTGTACGCGGGGATCGCGACGTTCTGCGCGTTCGGCGTGTACGCCAACTCCACCAGCCTGGTGGACCTCGGCCTGCTGCTCGCGTTCGGCCTGCTCGGCCTGCTCATGCGGCGCTACGAGGTGCCGGTGGCGCCCGTCCTGATCGCGGCGATCCTCGGCCCGATGGCCGAGACCGAGCTGACCCGCACCCTTGCGGTGAGCGAGGGCAGCCTGACGGCGCTGGCCGCCAGCCCGATCACGATCACCATCTACCTCGCGTTGTTCGCCACGATCGGTGGTGTGCTGATCAGCCGCCTGCGGGCACGGCGCTCCGTCGACGTGTGACGCGTGTGTCCCGGCGGGTGCCTACCCGAGCGGGAAGTCGCTCCACGTGACGTCGTCGGACGGCCGGCCGGTGCGGACGAGGTCGATCACGATCTCGCGCGCTCCGGCCGGCGTCAGGGTCACCGTGTCCGGCGCCGCCCCAGCGCGAGGTCACGACCCGGAGACGGTGAACCCCTGCTCGTTGCCGTACTTGACGATCGACTCCTGCCAGGCGCCCAGCCCGTCGGACAGCGGCGTCGAGCCCGTGTAGGCCTGGCCGACGGTGTCGGGGAACTTGCTGTTCGCGTAGACCTGGTACGGCAGGTACTGCCAGCCGGGGAGCACACCGGTCGCGGACGCGGAGAGCACCTCGTTGATCTTCTGCCCGCCGAAGTACTCCGGCTCCCTGGCCAGGAACTCGGGGCTGGTGAGGTCCGCGGTCGTGGCCGGGAAGTTGCCGTGGTCGAGCCGCACCTGCACGCCGTCGCCGGCGTTCGCGTACTGGAGGAACCCGTAGGCCAGGGCCTTCTGGGTGCTGGCCTCGGTGATCGACAGCGCGGAGCCGCCGTTCTCGGCCGTCGCGGTGCCGCCCTTCGTCCACTGCGGCATCGGCGCCACGCGCCAGTCGCCCGCGGCCCCCGGAGCGCCCGACTCCAGGTTCGCGGGCATCCAGGCGCCCGTCACCAGCGCGGCGATCGTCCCGTCGCCGAGCCGCTGGAACCACTCGTCCGACCACTCCGGGACCTTCGCCACGAGGTCGTCGTCGAGCAGCTGCTGCCACATCTGGGCGAACCGGGCCGAGCCCTTGTCGGCGAGGTCGACGGTCACGGTGGTCCCGTCGACGGCGAACGGCGTCCCGCCGGCCTGCCAGATCATCGACGTCGCGAACCCGGCGTTGCCGTCGTCCGCGATGAGGTGGGTCCCGTCGTCGTGCGCGTGGATCTTGCGTGCGGCCTCGACGAACTCGTCCCACGTGGCCGGCACCTCGACGCCGGCCTCCTTGAACGTCCTCGCGTTGTAGAACAGGGCCATGGGGCCGGAGTCGATCGGCAGGCCGTACACCGCGTCGCCGTCGGTCACCGACCCCCAGGTCCCCGGGGAGTAGGTGCCGTCGAGCTCGCTCGCGCCCAGCGGCGCGAGGTCGGCGAGGGACCCCGCGATCGAGAACTGCGGCAGGGCGTAGTACTCGACCTGCGCGACGTCGGGCACGCCCGAGCCCGCGCGGATCGCGTTCTGCAGCACCACGTAGTGGTCGTTGCCCGTGCCGACGTTCGCCAGCTCCACGTCCACGTTCGGGTACTCGGCCTCGAAGTCCTCGACGACGTGCTCCAGCGTGGGCTCCCACGCCCAGACCAGCAGGTCGCCGCCCTCCTGGAGCGCGGAAGAGACGTCCTCGGGGGACAGGTCTGCCGCGACGCCGGCGCCGGGCGAGACCGCGCACCCGGCCAGTACTGCCATCGCGAGCCCCGTCACGGCGAGCACCGCTCCGGTGCGGCGGGGGATGCCGGTGCCTCGTGCCACAGCTGCTCCGTTCCATTCGTCGTCGACGCCTGCCGGGCAGGCACCCGTACCGTAGCGCCGCACGGGGCGATCCGGGGAGCGGCGCGCGAGGGTCGGACGCTCCCTGTCGAGGCGCCGGACAGGTGGAGCGGAGAGCGCGGTCGCGATCGATAGACAAGTCCTCTCGTCGAGCGTCCGGAGAAGTCTTGGACACTCTCGGAGCGGCCGCCATAGCGTCGTGGCTCGGCCTGCCCGCCCCGCCCGCGGCTTGAGTCTGTCCCTGGGACACGGTGTCTACTCGCAGCCGCGACGACCTGGGGTGTCGGCCGCACGGCAACCGAGAGAAGGAGACTGGATGAGCGCCGCGCGCGTGGGTGAGTGGCAGCTGCTGGACTACGACGACGACCCCGTGCCGGCCGAGCCGTCCGGGCTCGACGCGGTGATCCGGCACTACAAGAAGATCGCCGAGACCATGACCACGCAGGCGGCGCTCCTCAAGCGGATCGGCGACGGTGACGAGACCCTGCTCAAGGGCGAGGCCGCGGGCGCGATGCGCAAGCGTGCGCAGGAGAGCCACGAGGCGCTGGGCAAGGCGGCCGACCGCTACGAGGACGTGCACGCCGCGCTGGTCGAGTACCAGCCGGCGCTGGAGACGGCACGGTCGAAGACCGGTGAGGCGCTGGACGACGCCGAGAAGGCGGCGCGCGCCCTGGCGACCGCCGAGGACATGAGCGACCCGGTGAACGAGGACCGCGGCGAGGACGCCGAGCCGCTGACCGACACGGAGAAGCAGGCGTCCGAGGACCGCGCGACCGCGATCTCCGGGGCGAAGGGCACGATCGAGGCGGCCAAGACCGTGGCGCGCAACGCCATGACGGCGCTCGACGTCGCCGCCGAGGCCGCCGCGACCAAGATCAAGGAGAACTGGGGCGACGACGGGCTGAACCACAGCTGGCAGGACGCGCTCCGGGCCCGGTTCATGAAGTTCCTCAAGGGGCTCGTCGAGGTGCTCGGCTGGATCGGCATGGCCCTG
Coding sequences within it:
- a CDS encoding tripartite tricarboxylate transporter TctB family protein; translated protein: MTSNDHPVSTAHTPAAAAAQQNQGSVPLAVVVLVVAAYLAYGTATMEVSDSAAPPGPQFFPVIVTVVASVVGLLLLAQGIRGRLRPAARQGAGSGGSGPDAAADTGPAPASGDAGERIDWRQVAIVAGTFGAFILILEPVGWLVSGALLFAGVSYGLGSAKHLVNIGAGLALSSVIQLAFAGGLGLPLPSGILAGI
- a CDS encoding tripartite tricarboxylate transporter permease, whose protein sequence is MDTFTHLLEGFSTALSPINLLWVTIGAVLGTAVGVLPGLGSAMAVALLLPITFSLDPTGAFIMFAGVYYGGLFGDSISGILLNTPGNSSAIASTFEGHKMALDGRAPQALATAAIGAVIGGLIATTLVAFGAPYMAQLATNFGSAEFFALAVFAFVATSAVVADSVLKGLAALVIGLAVAMIGIEPQSGASRFTMGIPELFDGVSIITVTVGLLALGEVLRVASTARRKGPETSINSKGRPFLSRAEFRKALPAWLRGTGFGLPFGVIPVGGSEIPTFLAYGNERRLDRKRRNPEFGRGAIRGVAAPEAAGNATSGTAMGALLTLGLPTSATAAIMLAAFQQYGMQPGPLMFDRNGDLAWALIASLFVGLVVLVILNMPFASIWARLLLIPRPYLYAGIATFCAFGVYANSTSLVDLGLLLAFGLLGLLMRRYEVPVAPVLIAAILGPMAETELTRTLAVSEGSLTALAASPITITIYLALFATIGGVLISRLRARRSVDV
- a CDS encoding ABC transporter substrate-binding protein; its protein translation is MARGTGIPRRTGAVLAVTGLAMAVLAGCAVSPGAGVAADLSPEDVSSALQEGGDLLVWAWEPTLEHVVEDFEAEYPNVDVELANVGTGNDHYVVLQNAIRAGSGVPDVAQVEYYALPQFSIAGSLADLAPLGASELDGTYSPGTWGSVTDGDAVYGLPIDSGPMALFYNARTFKEAGVEVPATWDEFVEAARKIHAHDDGTHLIADDGNAGFATSMIWQAGGTPFAVDGTTVTVDLADKGSARFAQMWQQLLDDDLVAKVPEWSDEWFQRLGDGTIAALVTGAWMPANLESGAPGAAGDWRVAPMPQWTKGGTATAENGGSALSITEASTQKALAYGFLQYANAGDGVQVRLDHGNFPATTADLTSPEFLAREPEYFGGQKINEVLSASATGVLPGWQYLPYQVYANSKFPDTVGQAYTGSTPLSDGLGAWQESIVKYGNEQGFTVSGS